CCAGATCCGCAATCGCGTCGTCTTGCCCTTTAAACTCAGCCAGCGCATGCATGAACATACATCCCTTAAAGTTCATGGTTCGGAACCAGGAGAAATGCCAGTCCATCACGGCATCCAGACGACTTTCTGCGTTGTTAACGCCCGATACCACGCTGGTTAACCCTTCCTCAAAACGTGTATGTCGGCGAGCCAGCACGGCTTCAATCAACTTATTCTTTGAGCCGAAATGGCGATACATGGATGTTTTGGAGACCCCCGCCTTATCTCTAATTAAATCAACACCAACGGCGGTATAGCCAAATTCATTAAACAGCGCTTCGGCGATATCTAAAATGTGCTCTCTTTTGCCCATGCTCTCTTTCATCGTTTTTCTTCACCAATGATAGGTTGTTTTTGTATGTACAGATCTGTACTCTTTGTTGTGTGTGTACAGATCTGTACACTTAATGTAGCACAGCAATTTCATAACACGCATGTTTTTTATCGGAGATGGGCGATGAAGAGACTCAGAGGAGGTGGCGCGTTGCCACCAAAGCCAACATTTATCCAGTTAATGAAAGGGTTAGTTGGTGGGAGCATCGGGATTCTAATCCTAAGTTATTTGGGGCAGTCCAGCGGTGTACCTTGGTTGATGGCGCCTTTCGGGGCAACTTGCGTCATTTTATTTGCTGCGTCAGCGTCTCCATTCGCACAGCCGAGGAACGTTATTGGGGGGCATTTCATTACGTCAGCCGTAGGACTGATTGCTTTATATGGATTCGGCGACACAATCGTTGTGTTGTCGCTGGCTGTGGGTGTAGCGACAATGCTGATGCAATATTTTCGTGCGGTTCACCCACCGGCAGGTGCCAACCCGCTGGTGATTATTCTGGCTGGGAAAAGTGCCGTGGGGGTTGAGTTCTTAGTCACACCCGTTCTATTGGGGAGCATTGTGCTGGTGGCGATCGCCGCCGTGATCAATAACTATGCTGAGGAAAGCCACTGGCCTGCGTATTGGCACGGTATTGGACAGCGCAAACGCCAGCCCTGAGACAGTCTGACTCAAGGATGAGTCGGCGTTTTGATGTAGGGCTCACTCACCAGAATGAGAAGGTTGCAGCTATTTTTCATGTGACTGTTTTACATGGAAATAGTATGAGTTTTGCTCGCACTACACCTTTGCACCATCGTGACAATCACCTGAAACAGTTCATCTTTAGCCTGCTGTTCCGTAATAATCCCTTTCACCGTGGCATAGGATAATCCTTCGGCGGAGCCGAGCATCGCGCGTAATGCCGGGTCACGAAGTGGCTTACCCGCACAGAATGGCGCAAAGAGATCGCGGCATTTTTGCGTGAAAGTGGCATCGTACTCCTGCCTGATTTGCTCAAGCGCGGGGGGCCGATTTACTGGTGGTCCATACCGGGATTATTGAAAGGGTGGATCGACCGCGTTTTTTCAAACGGTTGGGCTTATGAAGAAACGGCCGATGGGCAGGTGGTAAAGAAATTGGGGCATTTGCCGGTGCATCTTGTGGCGCTGGGGGCGGTCAACCAGAGGACGTTTGAAAAAC
The genomic region above belongs to Pectobacterium colocasium and contains:
- a CDS encoding TetR/AcrR family transcriptional regulator yields the protein MKESMGKREHILDIAEALFNEFGYTAVGVDLIRDKAGVSKTSMYRHFGSKNKLIEAVLARRHTRFEEGLTSVVSGVNNAESRLDAVMDWHFSWFRTMNFKGCMFMHALAEFKGQDDAIADLALRHKTWIKSFLLSLFTAEEPEKEDKIEAIMTFIEGMIVRAEFVGLTSGEDVYRQHARRLAFPRPS
- a CDS encoding HPP family protein; this encodes MKRLRGGGALPPKPTFIQLMKGLVGGSIGILILSYLGQSSGVPWLMAPFGATCVILFAASASPFAQPRNVIGGHFITSAVGLIALYGFGDTIVVLSLAVGVATMLMQYFRAVHPPAGANPLVIILAGKSAVGVEFLVTPVLLGSIVLVAIAAVINNYAEESHWPAYWHGIGQRKRQP